Proteins encoded within one genomic window of Hevea brasiliensis isolate MT/VB/25A 57/8 chromosome 8, ASM3005281v1, whole genome shotgun sequence:
- the LOC110633622 gene encoding uncharacterized protein LOC110633622 has translation MPKSKRNRAVSLTKTKKKGREHKESIVNSIREAAENYNSIYVFTFENMRNLKFKEFREQLKSTSRFFLGSNKVMQVSLGRSVADEIRPGIHKVSKLLHGDAGLFLTNLPKEEVERLFNEYEEYDFARTGSIATEKVELKEGPLEQFTHEMEPFLRKQGMPVRLNKGVVELVSDFVVCEEGKHLSPESARILRLLGIKMATFRLHLICRWSPEDFEIYREGQDESDVESA, from the exons ATGCCAAAGTCCAAGCGCAACAGAGCAG TTTCATTAACAAAAACCAAGAAAAAAGGGAGAGAACACAAAGAATCGATAGTAAATTCTATAAGGGAAGCGGCGGAAAACTACAATTCGATATATGTGTTTACTTTTGAGAACATGAGAAATCTCAAGTTCAAGGAGTTTAGAGAGCAGCTGAAATCTACCAGCAG ATTCTTCCTTGGATCAAACAAAGTAATGCAGGTATCTCTAGGTCGATCTGTTGCTGATGAGATCAGGCCAGGAATCCACAAAGTTTCCAAG CTTCTCCATGGAGATGCTGGACTTTTTCTCACCAACTTGCCAAAAGAAGAAGTTGAAAG GTTATTTAATGAATACGAGGAATATGACTTTGCAAGGACCGGAAGCATCGCAACAGAAAAG GTAGAACTCAAGGAAGGTCCTTTGGAGCAGTTTACCCATGAGATGGAGCCCTTTCTTCGCAAGCAAGGAATGCCTGTTCGGTTGAACAAGG GTGTTGTGGAGCTAGTTTCAGACTTTGTTGTGTGTGAAGAGGGAAAGCATTTGTCACCTGAGTCTGCTCGAATACTG CGATTATTGGGCATCAAGATGGCTACTTTCCGTCTTCACTTAATTTGCAGATGGAGTCCTGAAGATTTTGAGATTTACAGAGAAGGGCAAGATGAGTCAGATGTTGAATCAGCATAA
- the LOC110633626 gene encoding pectinesterase-like: MIAKLIVTLFSIVVVVGCVIGMAGWFDQESEMKSLTSHHVKFVHDQVCEPTNYKESCAETLESVNSTDHNEFIKATILAASDAVKESIKFSRRLGRKANNESWEKMALDDCQELLGNAMQELEVSYSLVNCSELNTINERSTQLQSCLSSVLAYQETCVDSFEDHSIIKPSMRKEMVDASHHIDNALAILSTLSNIPKSYKSDYHSPQNSRRLLSLGDGGYPTWFSAADRKLLALQDNGMIKPNAVVALDGSGQFRNISAALAAYPKRLKGRYVIYVKGGVYHEHVTVTRKQPNVFIYGDGPKKTVVTGKRSSASGVHTWRTATFAAEADGFIAKSIGFANTAGPGGRHAVALRVDSDMSAFFNCRMDGYQNTLFYQAKRQFYRNCVISGTVDFIFGYGAAVIQNSLIIVRRPRSNQKNIVTADGRKEQHATTGLVIHNCRIVPEKRLVPRRFKIPTYLGRPWKPFSRTIVMESQLADFIQPEGWMAWAGFLHLDTLYYAEYANTGPGANTNSRVEWNNFRVIDRNEALQFTAGGFLHGAEWIKEAGVPVLLGLLR; encoded by the exons ATGATTGCCAAACTAATTGTTACGCTGTTTtccattgttgttgttgttggctGTGTCATTGGAATGGCAGGTTGGTTCGACCAAGAGAGTGAAATGAAAAGTTTAACCTCTCATCACGTCAAGTTTGTTCATGACCAAGTTTGTGAACCTACAAATTACAAGGAATCTTGCGCTGAAACTCTTGAATCTGTGAACAGTACGGACCATAATGAGTTTATTAAGGCAACTATTTTAGCTGCATCCGACGCAGTGAAGGAATCGATAAAGTTCTCCAGGCGTTTGGGACGTAAGGCTAATAATGAGTCTTGGGAGAAAATGGCCTTAGATGATTGCCAAGAATTGCTCGGAAATGCTATGCAGGAGCTCGAGGTATCGTATTCACTGGTGAATTGTAGTGAGCTGAACACAATCAATGAACGTTCTACCCAGTTGCAGAGCTGCTTGAGTTCTGTCCTTGCATACCAAGAAACATGTGTGGATAGTTTTGAAGACCATAGCATCATTAAGCCTTCGATGAGAAAGGAGATGGTTGATGCCAGCCATCACATCGACAATGCTCTGGCTATCCTTTCTACACTGTCCAATATCCCCAAGTCCTATAAATCCGACTATCATTCCCCCCAGAATTCTCGCCGGCTTCTTTCTCTTGGTGATGGTGGATATCCCACATGGTTCTCTGCTGCTGACAGAAAACTTTTGGCTTTGCAAGATAATGGCATGATTAAACCAAATGCTGTTGTGGCTCTAGATGGTAGTGGACAATTCAGGAACATTAGTGCAGCCCTTGCTGCGTATCCCAAACGCCTAAAGGGTCGATATGTTATCTATGTCAAGGGTGGAGTCTATCATGAGCACGTTACTGTCACCAGGAAACAACCTAATGTTTTCATTTATGGTGATGGACCCAAAAAGACCGTCGTCACAGGAAAAAGGAGCTCCGCCAGTGGTGTACACACATGGAGGACTGCTACATTTG CGGCTGAAGCTGATGGGTTTATCGCCAAGTCAATAGGATTCGCAAACACTGCAGGTCCTGGGGGGCGCCATGCGGTAGCACTCCGAGTGGATTCAGATATGTCAGCTTTCTTCAATTGCAGGATGGATGGCTATCAAAACACATTGTTCTACCAAGCCAAACGCCAATTCTACAGGAATTGTGTTATTTCCGGCACCGTAGATTTCATCTTTGGTTATGGTGCAGCAGTGATTCAGAACTCCTTAATCATCGTCAGGAGGCCAAGGTCAAACCAAAAGAACATAGTGACTGCAGATGGCAGGAAAGAACAGCATGCGACTACTGGATTGGTCATCCACAACTGCAGGATTGTCCCTGAGAAGAGGCTAGTCCCTCGCAGGTTCAAGATCCCAACATACTTAGGCAGGCCCTGGAAGCCATTCTCCAGGACTATTGTGATGGAGTCTCAATTGGCAGATTTCATTCAGCCAGAGGGATGGATGGCTTGGGCTGGATTTTTACACCTTGACACTTTGTACTATGCTGAGTACGCCAATACTGGCCCTGGAGCCAATACTAATAGCAGAGTCGAGTGGAACAATTTCCGTGTCATTGACAGGAACGAGGCCCTTCAATTCACTGCTGGGGGATTCCTTCATGGAGCTGAATGGATAAAGGAAGCTGGAGTGCCCGTCTTGCTTGGATTGCTACGTTGA
- the LOC110648203 gene encoding probable pectinesterase/pectinesterase inhibitor 13 produces the protein MVKANSSFDPDTKLALEDCKELLDDAVQELQASFALVGESTLHTMDQRIAELQNWLSAVVTYQQTCQDQFGDRNSQYKTSMKDGMIDAGQLTSNALAIYTGMNRRLLVTQDISTIKSNVIVALNGSGDFKTITEALGSIPPKNVAPFIVYVKAGIYKDYVSVDKKMVNVFMYGDGPLKTVVTGSHRSKTGYKTMRSCTFEALGEGFTARSMAFENTAGPEGTTDFIFGDASCVIQNSLIVVNRPLNNQFNAVTAQGRAIRHQTTGLVLQNCKIVAEDKLFRDRTTILSYLGRPWKEFSRAVIMESEIIDAIHPDGWLPWNGNLYLDALEFIEYGNTGAGAATDKRVKWKGFID, from the exons ATGGTGAAGGCAAATTCATCCTTTGATCCAGACACAAAATTGGCCCTGGAAGATTGTAAAGAATTGTTGGATGATGCAGTCCAGGAGCTTCAGGCATCCTTTGCTTTGGTGGGTGAAAGTACCCTTCACACCATGGATCAACGAATAGCTGAGCTACAGAACTGGCTCAGTGCAGTTGTCACTTACCAACAAACCTGCCAGGATCAATTCGGCGATCGGAATAGCCAGTACAAGACCTCCATGAAAGATGGTATGATTGATGCAGGCCAACTCACCAGTAATGCCTTAGCTATC TACACAGGCATGAACCGTAGGCTTTTGGTTACACAGGACATTAGCACCATTAAGTCTAATGTTATTGTGGCTTTGAATGGTAGTGGAGATTTCAAGACCATCACCGAAGCTCTTGGCTCCATCCCACCAAAGAATGTAGCCCCATTTATCGTCTACGTTAAGGCTGGAATCTATAAAGACTACGTGTCTGTGGACAAGAAAATGGTCAATGTGTTTATGTATGGTGATGGCCCTCTGAAGACTGTTGTCACAGGAAGCCACCGCAGTAAAACTGGCTACAAAACCATGAGATCTTGCACCTTCG AGGCTCTAGGAGAAGGATTCACTGCCAGATCCATGGCATTTGAAAACACTGCTGGTCCTGAAG GCACCACTGATTTCATCTTCGGGGACGCCTCTTGCGTAATACAGAACTCTTTGATTGTTGTGAATAGACCACTGAATAACCAATTTAACGCTGTCACCGCACAAGGCAGGGCTATCAGGCATCAAACCACAGGATTAGTCCTTCAGAACTGCAAAATTGTAGCTGAGGACAAACTATTCCGTGATAGGACCACCATCCTGTCATACTTGGGCAGGCCCTGGAAGGAATTCTCAAGGGCAGTCATCATGGAATCAGAAATTATAGATGCCATTCACCCAGATGGGTGGCTACCATGGAATGGAAATTTGTACCTTGACGCCTTGGAGTTTATTGAGTATGGCAATACCGGTGCGGGAGCCGCCACCGATAAGAGGGTCAAATGGAAGGGTTTCATTGACTGA